Proteins from one Periplaneta americana isolate PAMFEO1 chromosome 6, P.americana_PAMFEO1_priV1, whole genome shotgun sequence genomic window:
- the LOC138701539 gene encoding MICOS complex subunit MIC25-like: MGGTQSTNTRRISIPNEDPASVIKVSDSVVQRLKGGTEVKEIRSEPPPPDREAALRDNDEYWQKRLKAMEESHVLINKKMEDEYKKAIKEVEDLFSRLPAKREQPPCSNAGQFVKNCYQQNPREVLKCAKEVEAFATCVDRKRVNILDSRQ, translated from the exons ATGGGAGGAACGCAGAGTACTAATACAAGAAGAATATCTATTCCTAATGAAGATCCTGCCAGTGTTATTAAAGTTTCAGATTCTGTCGTGCAGAGACTGAAAGGTGGAACTGAAGTTAAGGAAATTCGATCAGAACCACCTCCACCA GACAGAGAAGCGGCACTGCGAGATAACGACGAGTATTGGCAAAAAAGGCTCAAGGCAATGGAGGAGAGCCATGTATTAATCAACAAGAAAATGGAAGATGAATACAAGAAAGCTATAAAAGAGGTCGAGGATCTGTTTTCTCGTTTGCCAGCAAAGCGTGAACAGCCACCTTGTTCGAATGCAGGACAGTTCGTGAAGAATTGTTACCAACAAAATCCCagggaagtattaaaatgtgCCAAGGAAGTAGAAGCTTTTGCAACTTGTGTAGATAGGAAACGAGTAAACATCCTTGATAGCAGACAGTAA